One window of Anaerolineales bacterium genomic DNA carries:
- a CDS encoding ROK family transcriptional regulator produces MNPKNTADQAFVRETNLSLVLRLIHNQSPVSRAQIATITGLNKSTVSSLVDELIDLGLVHETGSNTGGAGRPATLLEINPQAGSIVGVELGVDFVSVAVTDVLGNIQWRRREDADPSDDQEKMIGQTLQIVKDAITAGKRKGYKFLGLGLSTPGTVDTGKGLLIFAPNLHWHNVPFVKIFSEQTKLKVFVENDANAAAIAEHLFGTARQCRDFLFVFAGVGIGGGLFLNGKLYRGKNGYAGEIGHSPIMAEPSQNVCHCGNRGCWETYANQYSIIQRMQARLEVKRTSIVPKLMAEKNSPMSIPLIKEAADAGDKEAIDSFTEAGHAMGQGFAGLINIFNPEKIILGGPLSVAGEYLLPAIKETVDRHSLPEIDQQAEILLSPFGPDASLIGAIAIVVDDVLSHPVNLERR; encoded by the coding sequence ATGAACCCGAAGAACACGGCTGACCAGGCGTTTGTTCGCGAGACAAATCTCTCGCTGGTTCTCAGACTGATCCACAATCAGTCCCCTGTTTCGCGTGCGCAAATTGCAACCATCACCGGATTGAACAAATCCACCGTGTCAAGCCTGGTGGACGAACTGATCGACCTTGGATTGGTGCATGAAACGGGGAGTAATACCGGCGGCGCGGGAAGACCCGCCACTTTATTGGAGATCAATCCGCAAGCAGGCAGTATCGTTGGCGTGGAACTCGGCGTGGATTTCGTCTCCGTTGCCGTGACCGATGTATTGGGAAACATCCAATGGCGCAGGCGGGAGGATGCAGATCCCTCGGACGACCAGGAAAAAATGATCGGCCAGACCCTGCAGATCGTCAAGGACGCAATAACTGCGGGAAAACGCAAAGGCTATAAATTCCTGGGTCTTGGTTTATCAACTCCCGGGACGGTGGATACCGGCAAGGGGCTTTTGATCTTCGCTCCCAACCTTCACTGGCATAACGTTCCCTTTGTAAAGATATTTTCCGAGCAGACGAAACTCAAAGTCTTTGTCGAAAACGACGCAAACGCAGCAGCGATTGCCGAACATCTGTTTGGGACTGCCCGTCAATGCCGGGATTTTCTCTTTGTTTTTGCCGGGGTCGGTATTGGCGGCGGTCTTTTTTTGAACGGGAAGCTATATCGAGGTAAGAACGGCTATGCGGGGGAGATCGGTCATTCCCCCATCATGGCGGAACCTTCGCAGAATGTGTGTCACTGCGGGAACCGAGGGTGCTGGGAAACATATGCGAACCAATATTCGATCATCCAACGCATGCAGGCAAGACTCGAGGTAAAGCGCACCAGTATCGTCCCCAAATTGATGGCGGAAAAGAATTCCCCCATGAGCATTCCGCTCATCAAAGAGGCTGCGGATGCCGGGGATAAAGAGGCCATCGATTCGTTCACCGAGGCCGGACACGCCATGGGACAGGGATTTGCAGGCTTGATCAACATTTTCAATCCAGAAAAGATCATCCTGGGCGGGCCTTTAAGCGTTGCGGGCGAATATCTTCTGCCCGCCATCAAGGAAACTGTGGATCGTCACTCGCTCCCCGAAATCGACCAACAGGCTGAGATACTCCTTTCGCCTTTTGGACCGGACGCGAGTTTAATCGGCGCGATCGCCATCGTCGTGGACGATGTGCTTTCCCATCCTGTAAATCTTGAAAGGAGGTGA
- the eno gene encoding phosphopyruvate hydratase yields MDTTIESISALEVLDSRGNPTVEVEVLLMDGSWGRAAVPSGASTGEHEALEMRDGDKKRYLGKGVANAVANVNGVIADALFGWDASDQKGIDAEMLAMDGTHNKSKLGANAILGVSLAVAKAAANSFGMPLYRYLGGVYAHVLPVPMMNIMNGGAHTGWQSTDMQEFMVMPFGAPTFSEGLRWGAEIYHALKSVLKEKGYGALVGDEGGYAPALKANNEALELILAAIEKAGFKAGRGGQVAIALDPAASELYDEKTKKYNLRKEGKELTGEQMVEFWAKWVKDYPIVSIEDGHAQDDWESWILMNKELGDKIQIVGDDLLVTNPERVRRAIKEDAANALLVKVNQIGSLTETIEAVDLCHRAGWRTVTSHRSGETEDATIADLAVALNTGQIKTGAPARSDRVAKYNQLLRIEAELGDTARYAGWDALRVK; encoded by the coding sequence ATGGATACAACAATCGAAAGCATCTCCGCGCTTGAAGTTCTGGATTCGCGCGGCAACCCCACTGTGGAGGTGGAGGTTTTGTTAATGGATGGGTCGTGGGGGCGCGCTGCTGTCCCAAGCGGGGCATCAACGGGCGAGCACGAAGCGCTGGAAATGCGAGACGGCGATAAGAAAAGGTATTTGGGAAAGGGCGTGGCAAACGCAGTGGCGAACGTCAACGGCGTGATCGCGGATGCGCTCTTCGGCTGGGACGCATCCGACCAGAAGGGCATCGATGCTGAAATGCTTGCGATGGACGGGACGCATAACAAGTCCAAACTGGGAGCGAATGCGATTTTGGGAGTCAGTCTCGCCGTCGCCAAAGCGGCTGCGAATTCTTTCGGGATGCCCCTATATCGCTATCTGGGCGGGGTGTATGCGCATGTTCTGCCGGTTCCCATGATGAATATCATGAACGGCGGGGCGCACACTGGCTGGCAAAGCACCGACATGCAGGAGTTCATGGTCATGCCGTTCGGGGCGCCGACTTTTTCGGAGGGATTGCGCTGGGGCGCGGAGATCTATCACGCGTTGAAATCAGTCTTGAAGGAAAAAGGCTACGGCGCTCTCGTCGGCGATGAAGGCGGATATGCGCCTGCGCTCAAGGCGAACAACGAGGCTTTGGAATTAATTCTTGCAGCGATAGAAAAAGCTGGATTCAAAGCGGGTCGCGGCGGGCAGGTTGCGATCGCGCTCGACCCCGCCGCTTCTGAACTGTACGATGAGAAAACAAAAAAATACAATCTTCGCAAAGAGGGCAAGGAACTCACCGGCGAACAGATGGTCGAGTTCTGGGCAAAGTGGGTCAAAGATTATCCCATCGTTTCAATTGAAGATGGCCATGCACAGGACGATTGGGAATCCTGGATATTAATGAACAAGGAACTTGGCGACAAAATCCAAATCGTCGGAGACGACCTGCTCGTAACCAACCCGGAGCGCGTCCGCCGCGCGATAAAGGAAGATGCTGCAAATGCTTTGCTGGTGAAAGTGAATCAGATCGGTTCGCTCACCGAAACAATCGAAGCCGTGGATCTGTGTCATCGCGCCGGTTGGAGGACGGTCACTTCGCATCGCTCCGGCGAAACCGAAGATGCGACCATCGCCGACCTTGCCGTCGCGCTCAACACGGGTCAGATCAAGACCGGAGCACCCGCCCGCTCGGACCGTGTGGCAAAATACAATCAACTTTTACGCATCGAGGCTGAGTTGGGAGATACCGCCAGATACGCAGGCTGGGATGCTTTGAGAGTCAAATAA